The DNA region CCTGATTGCCTTCGCCTCTATCTGAATATCTTCTAAATTCACATAAGGAATATTTGTTGTCGATAGCCCTTCCTTTTCTTCTGATATAGATGAATACATACTATTCCTCTCCCATTCTTTTAATTTTTGATTTTTGATTTAAATCCTAAATCTATCCTCTGTCTTCTGTCCTCTGTCCTCTGTCTCTGTTAACTCCCTTCTCCAGTAATAATTTTAGGGGTAAGTAAAATAACAAGTTCTGAGTTAAGTTTCTTAGTCGTCTCTTTCTTAAATAAATAGCCCAGAAATGGGATATTCCTTAAGAAAGGTACTTGAGCAATCTCCTTGGTTTTCTCTTCCTTTACTAACCCACCAATAACAATGGTCATCCCATCTTTTATCCTTATTTCACTTTCTACATTAGAGGTTTCTACTACCGGGATGTTATTATCTACATATCTTGTTACAGCACTTACTTCGGGTTTTATCTTTATAGTAACAAAATCATCCTCACTTATCTTTGGGGTAACAAAGAGTTTTACGCCCACATCAATATAAGTTACCTTTTGCACTTTAATCGGATTCCCTTGTTGTGGAACTACAGTCTCTTCAGTGATATAAGGCACATTACTTCCCACTAAAATTTTTGCTTCTTCCCCGCTTATTACTGCTACTTTGGGGGTAGAGAGTAATTTTGTATCTCCAATAGTCTTTAGTGCCTCTAAGAGTATATGATAATCATCGGTATTTAATACCCCTGCCTCTATCCGAATTCCTGCCTCACCCTGGGTTAACGCACCAAGGTTAGTCTTGATATTCAAGTTATCCGTCTGCTGGGCTAAATATTCCCAGTCTATCCCAAATTTAAATTCATCTGATAAATTTACCTGGATAATTTTTGCCTCAATTACTACCTCTTTTGTCTGGGTATCACACGTAGTAACAATCTCTTTAATCCTCTTTATCTGAGAAGGCAAATCACTTACTATAACTTTATTTGTCCTTTTATCCATCTTAACTGTTCCTATCTCTTTAGTTAGCTCATCCTTTATCTTTTCGACTATTTCTTCTGGTTTAGCATAGTTAAGGGTAAAAATTTCTGTGCTCAGCTCAGGATAGTTATCAAACTCTCTAATCAATTGGGAAATTACCTCTACCTTTTCAGATATATCCGTAACAATAATCTTCTTATTTAAAGAATCCGTTTGAAGTTTTCCATCTCGGGATAGGAGACTCTTTAATGCTGGCTCTAACTTCTGTGGTTGAGCATAAGTAAGGGTAAAGGTCTTTGTTATTGATGGGGTATCTAATGCCTTGATAATCTCTTGCATCTGCTGGATTAATTCTGGTAAATCAATAATAATAAGTTTATTTGTCCGTTCATCAATAAAGATTTTACCTTCTCTTGACTTTACTCCATTAAGTAATTGAAGGATGGAAGTTGGTTGAGCATATTTTATTTCAAGCATTGTAAGTATTTTGCGGTCGTTCGCCTTTTTACCACATAACTGTTCATATTCATGATTAGCCATAACCTTAATTAATTCATCCTTCTTTTCATAAGCTAAATCATTCACCTCGCAGATAACCTTTAATGCATCTTCTACACTTATCTCCTCTAAGAATATCGTAACTCTGCCCTGCACATTCTTGCTGGCAACTATATTCATTCCACCTTTTTTAGCCAGGATATTAAGCACATCGATTATTTCCATATTTTTGACATTAATGGTTATTTTATTACTCATGGTGCGTTTAGTTGGTGTTTGAATTTCGGGAGGGGTTCTTTCTATCTCTCTATCTGTTGTAGGTTGTGGAGGTTGTGGAATTTCCTG from bacterium includes:
- a CDS encoding secretin N-terminal domain-containing protein; this encodes MRLSFHRKNTSYEKMMMNKIICLAIVLFFPYYALCEETKKLPLPPESLPQEVQEKLRQETILGQEIPQPPQPTTDREIERTPPEIQTPTKRTMSNKITINVKNMEIIDVLNILAKKGGMNIVASKNVQGRVTIFLEEISVEDALKVICEVNDLAYEKKDELIKVMANHEYEQLCGKKANDRKILTMLEIKYAQPTSILQLLNGVKSREGKIFIDERTNKLIIIDLPELIQQMQEIIKALDTPSITKTFTLTYAQPQKLEPALKSLLSRDGKLQTDSLNKKIIVTDISEKVEVISQLIREFDNYPELSTEIFTLNYAKPEEIVEKIKDELTKEIGTVKMDKRTNKVIVSDLPSQIKRIKEIVTTCDTQTKEVVIEAKIIQVNLSDEFKFGIDWEYLAQQTDNLNIKTNLGALTQGEAGIRIEAGVLNTDDYHILLEALKTIGDTKLLSTPKVAVISGEEAKILVGSNVPYITEETVVPQQGNPIKVQKVTYIDVGVKLFVTPKISEDDFVTIKIKPEVSAVTRYVDNNIPVVETSNVESEIRIKDGMTIVIGGLVKEEKTKEIAQVPFLRNIPFLGYLFKKETTKKLNSELVILLTPKIITGEGS